The following coding sequences are from one Deinococcus apachensis DSM 19763 window:
- a CDS encoding TerC family protein, whose product MNTEILVILLTLAALEGLLSADNALVMAVMVRPLPATLQQKALTYVMWGAMGLRLLGVLLASFIIKYWFLRAFGAAYLAYLVIAHFLKKGGEEGEPRELTGSFWNVVISLNLVNLAFSVDSILAGVALLKPEMRDTPTGFWIVVAGGLMGLVLVRFASTLFLKLLDRFPALDDVAYILIGWIAVKLAIETVEQVSEVYHLTWHVGMPSWLFWTGMGLIAVLGGLFATRRPAVSEAVAEADVRAVRRELDRAANDPLDGKLDGR is encoded by the coding sequence TTGAACACCGAAATTCTCGTCATCCTGCTGACGCTGGCCGCCCTGGAGGGGCTGCTCTCCGCCGACAACGCCCTGGTCATGGCGGTGATGGTCCGCCCGCTCCCGGCCACCCTTCAGCAAAAGGCCCTGACGTACGTCATGTGGGGCGCGATGGGGCTGCGGCTGCTGGGCGTGCTGCTGGCAAGCTTCATCATCAAGTACTGGTTCCTGCGGGCCTTTGGGGCGGCGTACCTGGCTTATCTGGTGATCGCGCACTTCCTGAAGAAGGGGGGGGAAGAGGGCGAGCCCCGCGAACTTACCGGCAGTTTCTGGAACGTGGTCATCAGCCTGAACCTGGTGAACTTGGCCTTCAGCGTGGACTCCATCCTGGCGGGGGTCGCGCTGCTCAAGCCCGAGATGCGCGACACCCCCACCGGTTTCTGGATCGTGGTGGCTGGCGGGCTGATGGGCCTGGTGCTCGTGCGCTTCGCCAGCACCCTCTTCCTGAAACTGCTCGACCGTTTCCCCGCGCTCGACGACGTGGCCTATATCCTGATCGGCTGGATCGCCGTCAAGCTCGCCATCGAGACGGTCGAGCAGGTGAGCGAGGTCTACCACCTGACCTGGCACGTCGGCATGCCGTCCTGGCTCTTCTGGACCGGGATGGGCCTGATCGCGGTTCTGGGGGGCCTGTTCGCCACCCGCCGTCCCGCTGTCAGCGAAGCGGTGGCGGAGGCCGACGTGCGGGCCGTGCGCCGGGAACTCGACCGCGCGGCGAACGATCCCCTGGACGGCAAGCTCGACGGCCGCTGA
- a CDS encoding nucleoside deaminase, with amino-acid sequence MKREVDKSEWVVEGAHTSLTTSHFPLTSGWHAALSEAWTAYCHGSYPIGAVVVDGTGQVIARGRNRLGEPRGVAGVISGHELAHAEINALLALPHTEPPEVRTWTLLTTVQPCPQCAGALAMSGLRALEYAAPDPWAGSTHILTHDPYVSRKGIRVGQAPEPVQRLALRLALVGFVGEGYHPDGPFLKSFAEYTEDLAHAAGLHQAGTLRALLNRGAGLAEVLGVLA; translated from the coding sequence GTGAAGCGGGAAGTGGACAAAAGTGAGTGGGTAGTGGAAGGGGCACACACCTCACTGACCACGAGCCACTTCCCCCTGACGAGCGGCTGGCACGCGGCCCTTTCCGAAGCCTGGACCGCCTACTGCCATGGCTCCTATCCCATCGGTGCGGTCGTGGTGGATGGGACAGGGCAGGTGATCGCGCGGGGGCGTAACCGACTGGGGGAGCCGCGGGGAGTGGCGGGCGTTATCAGCGGGCACGAGTTGGCGCACGCGGAGATCAACGCCCTGCTCGCCCTGCCCCATACGGAGCCCCCCGAGGTCCGCACCTGGACGCTCCTGACAACCGTGCAGCCCTGCCCGCAGTGCGCCGGGGCGCTCGCCATGAGCGGGCTGCGGGCGCTGGAGTACGCGGCCCCCGACCCCTGGGCGGGCTCGACCCACATCCTGACGCACGACCCCTACGTGTCGCGCAAAGGCATCCGGGTGGGCCAGGCGCCGGAGCCCGTGCAGCGACTGGCGCTCCGCCTCGCCCTCGTCGGCTTTGTGGGAGAGGGATACCACCCGGACGGTCCCTTTCTGAAGAGCTTCGCGGAGTACACCGAGGACCTGGCGCACGCGGCGGGACTCCATCAGGCGGGCACCCTGCGCGCCCTGCTGAACCGGGGCGCTGGCCTGGCTGAGGTGCTGGGGGTCCTGGCGTGA
- a CDS encoding AAA family ATPase → MPPTLLVVSGLPASGKTHLGSRLARELGWPLVTKDEYKQMLHDHLPDLTRAQAGPLSFEILYHVAGMILAAGGSAVLETHFYRGLSERKIGALAMTHGARVVQIFCHAPLDELGRRHAARVASGMRPHIDQPFDHAELPESACWTPLALSAPLREVDTTFTHDLAELAQWVREQR, encoded by the coding sequence ATGCCGCCCACCCTGCTCGTCGTCTCCGGTCTTCCCGCCTCCGGCAAGACCCACCTCGGCTCGCGGCTGGCGCGGGAGCTGGGCTGGCCGCTGGTCACCAAGGACGAGTACAAGCAGATGCTGCACGACCATCTGCCGGACCTGACACGCGCTCAGGCTGGGCCACTGAGTTTCGAGATCCTGTACCACGTGGCGGGCATGATCCTGGCGGCGGGCGGGAGTGCCGTGCTGGAAACGCACTTCTACCGGGGCCTGAGCGAGCGGAAAATAGGAGCGCTTGCCATGACACATGGAGCGAGGGTCGTCCAAATCTTCTGCCATGCCCCGTTGGACGAACTGGGGCGGCGGCACGCGGCGCGGGTGGCCTCCGGGATGCGTCCCCATATCGACCAGCCCTTCGACCACGCCGAATTGCCGGAAAGCGCGTGTTGGACGCCGCTGGCACTCAGCGCTCCTCTGCGGGAGGTGGACACCACCTTCACCCACGACCTCGCCGAACTCGCCCAATGGGTGCGGGAACAACGTTGA
- a CDS encoding 2,3-bisphosphoglycerate-independent phosphoglycerate mutase, translating into MSDLIDTVRHIAKKTDSKILMVVLDGVGGLPLTVNGETELATATTPNLDALARDSQLGQVELVGAGITPGSGPGHLSLFGYDPLKYVVGRGALSAVGIGVRLRAGDVAVRGNFASLGKNRIIVDRRAGRPSNEKNAEIVARLREAIPEIDGTPVEIYTESEHRFVVVLRAQGVDEAGQGLGANISDVDPQVTGVPPHLAVAEDPTSVRTAELVNTFVQRAEVVLADEPQVNGVLFRGYSDVPHFPSFADIYQLNAACIASYPMYKGLASLVGMEVLPVEGEEDALEGKVKALTENWARYDFFYLHIKKTDSTGEDGDFAEKVHKIELFDELLPSLLALQPDVLCIVGDHSTPSKLTSHSWHPVPLLINSRYGRKDLAGRYTEEEAQKGSLGLRRGTDVMPLLMANALKLQKYGA; encoded by the coding sequence ATGAGCGACCTGATCGACACCGTTCGCCACATCGCCAAAAAGACCGACAGCAAGATCCTGATGGTCGTGCTCGACGGCGTGGGTGGCCTCCCCCTCACGGTGAACGGCGAGACCGAACTCGCCACCGCCACCACCCCGAACCTCGACGCGCTGGCCCGCGACTCGCAACTGGGGCAGGTGGAACTTGTCGGGGCGGGGATCACGCCGGGCAGCGGCCCGGGGCACCTCAGCCTCTTCGGGTACGATCCCCTCAAGTACGTGGTGGGGCGCGGGGCCCTCTCGGCGGTCGGCATCGGTGTGAGGCTCAGGGCAGGGGACGTGGCCGTGCGGGGCAACTTCGCGTCTCTCGGCAAGAACCGCATCATCGTGGATCGCCGCGCGGGCCGCCCCAGCAACGAGAAGAACGCGGAGATCGTCGCCCGGCTGCGGGAGGCCATCCCCGAGATCGACGGCACCCCGGTCGAGATCTACACCGAGTCCGAGCACCGCTTCGTGGTCGTCTTGCGCGCCCAGGGCGTGGACGAGGCCGGGCAGGGCCTGGGCGCCAACATCAGCGACGTGGATCCCCAGGTGACGGGTGTGCCGCCCCACCTTGCGGTTGCGGAGGACCCCACGAGCGTCCGCACCGCCGAACTCGTGAACACCTTCGTTCAGCGAGCCGAGGTTGTCCTCGCCGACGAGCCGCAAGTCAACGGGGTGCTGTTCCGGGGCTACAGCGATGTGCCGCACTTCCCCAGCTTTGCCGACATCTACCAGCTCAACGCGGCCTGCATCGCCTCCTACCCGATGTACAAGGGCCTCGCCAGCCTGGTGGGCATGGAGGTGCTGCCCGTCGAAGGTGAGGAGGACGCGCTGGAGGGCAAGGTGAAGGCCCTGACCGAGAATTGGGCCAGGTACGACTTCTTCTACCTCCACATCAAGAAGACCGACTCGACTGGCGAGGATGGCGACTTCGCCGAGAAGGTCCACAAGATTGAGCTGTTCGACGAGCTGCTGCCGTCGCTTCTCGCCCTCCAGCCCGACGTGCTGTGCATCGTGGGCGACCACTCCACCCCCAGCAAGCTCACCAGCCACTCGTGGCACCCGGTGCCCCTCCTGATCAACAGCCGCTACGGCCGCAAGGACCTCGCGGGGCGCTACACCGAGGAGGAGGCGCAGAAGGGCAGCCTGGGCCTGCGCCGGGGCACCGATGTAATGCCGCTCCTGATGGCGAACGCGCTGAAGTTGCAGAAGTACGGGGCCTGA
- the groL gene encoding chaperonin GroEL (60 kDa chaperone family; promotes refolding of misfolded polypeptides especially under stressful conditions; forms two stacked rings of heptamers to form a barrel-shaped 14mer; ends can be capped by GroES; misfolded proteins enter the barrel where they are refolded when GroES binds), with the protein MPKQLVFEENARRSLERGVNAVANAVKVTLGPRGRNVVIEKKFGSPTITKDGVTVAKEVELEDKLENIGAQLLKEIASKTNDITGDGTTTATVLGQAIVKEGLRNVAAGANPLALKRGIDKAVAVAVEEIKQQAVPVEDSDAIKKVAGISANDPQVGEEIANAMDKVGKEGVITIEESKSFDTEVDVVEGMQFDKGFINPYFITNPDKMEAVLEDAYILINEKKISALKDLLPVLEKVAQTGRPLLIIAEDVEGEALATLVVNKLRGTLNIAAVKAPGFGDRRKEMLRDIAAVTGGQVVSEDLGHRLENVGMDMLGRANRIRITKDETTIIDGRGNQAEIDARVNAIKAELDTTDSDYAREKLQERLAKLAGGVAVIRVGAATETELKEKKHRYEDALSTARSAVEEGIVAGGGTTLLRVIPAVRRAAESLEGDEATGARILIRALEEPARQIAANAGEEGSVVVNAVVNSQAPRYGFNAATGEYVDDMIAAGIVDPAKVTRTALQNAASIGALILTTEAIVSDKPEKAAPAPAGGGSPDMGGMDF; encoded by the coding sequence ATGCCCAAGCAACTCGTCTTCGAAGAAAACGCCCGCCGCAGCCTGGAACGCGGTGTCAACGCCGTGGCCAACGCCGTCAAGGTCACCCTGGGGCCGCGCGGCCGCAACGTCGTGATCGAGAAGAAGTTCGGCAGCCCCACGATCACCAAGGACGGCGTGACCGTCGCCAAGGAAGTTGAGCTGGAGGACAAGCTCGAGAACATCGGCGCCCAGCTCCTGAAGGAGATCGCCTCCAAGACGAACGACATCACGGGTGACGGCACCACCACCGCCACCGTGCTGGGCCAGGCCATCGTGAAGGAAGGCCTGCGCAACGTCGCTGCGGGCGCCAACCCCCTCGCCCTGAAGCGCGGCATCGACAAGGCCGTCGCTGTGGCGGTCGAGGAGATCAAGCAGCAGGCCGTGCCCGTCGAGGACAGCGACGCGATCAAGAAGGTCGCGGGCATCTCCGCCAACGATCCCCAGGTCGGCGAGGAAATCGCCAACGCGATGGACAAGGTCGGCAAGGAAGGCGTCATCACCATTGAGGAGTCGAAGAGCTTCGACACCGAGGTGGACGTCGTCGAGGGGATGCAGTTCGACAAGGGCTTCATCAACCCCTACTTCATCACCAACCCCGACAAGATGGAGGCCGTCCTGGAGGACGCTTACATCCTGATCAACGAGAAGAAGATCAGCGCCCTCAAGGACCTGCTCCCCGTGCTGGAGAAGGTCGCGCAGACGGGCCGTCCGCTGCTGATCATCGCCGAGGACGTGGAGGGCGAGGCCCTTGCCACGCTGGTCGTGAACAAGCTGCGCGGCACGCTGAACATCGCCGCCGTGAAGGCCCCCGGCTTCGGTGACCGCCGGAAGGAGATGCTGCGCGACATCGCCGCTGTGACCGGTGGTCAGGTCGTCTCCGAGGACCTGGGCCACCGCCTGGAGAACGTCGGCATGGACATGCTGGGCCGCGCCAACCGCATCCGCATCACCAAGGACGAGACCACGATCATCGATGGCCGGGGCAACCAGGCCGAGATCGACGCCCGCGTGAACGCGATCAAGGCCGAACTCGACACCACCGACTCCGACTACGCCCGCGAGAAGCTCCAGGAGCGCCTCGCCAAGCTGGCGGGCGGCGTGGCCGTGATCCGCGTCGGCGCGGCGACCGAGACCGAGCTCAAGGAGAAGAAGCACCGCTACGAGGATGCCCTGTCCACCGCCCGCTCGGCGGTCGAGGAAGGCATCGTCGCGGGCGGCGGCACCACGCTGCTGCGCGTGATCCCCGCTGTGCGCCGCGCTGCCGAGAGCCTGGAGGGTGACGAGGCCACTGGTGCGCGCATCCTGATCCGCGCCCTGGAGGAGCCCGCCCGCCAGATCGCCGCGAACGCCGGTGAGGAAGGCAGCGTCGTCGTGAACGCGGTCGTCAACAGCCAGGCGCCCCGCTACGGCTTCAACGCCGCGACGGGCGAGTACGTGGACGACATGATCGCCGCGGGCATCGTCGACCCCGCCAAGGTGACCCGCACCGCGCTCCAGAACGCCGCGAGCATCGGCGCCCTGATCCTGACGACGGAAGCCATCGTCAGTGACAAGCCCGAGAAGGCGGCTCCGGCCCCCGCGGGCGGCGGCTCCCCCGACATGGGCGGGATGGACTTCTAA
- a CDS encoding helix-turn-helix transcriptional regulator: MAFTSESQVPGSPLVESVWRAESERAGSFTSLAVTRSELVVTRQRGMTTVVLRGPESRATAAHVPADAEFFGITFKLGVFVPALPPAHLLDRHAVLSATGGSFWLHDESLPIPDSQDADAFVDRLVRLGLLRCEPTVDLLLGQELPKRPTTLRTLQRRFLHATGLSSRSVLIIERARRAVALLQTGAAIPDVVHDLGYTDQPHLTRALRHLAGQTPARIVQEVWPHSPLSVQELGRQDPAPE; encoded by the coding sequence ATGGCATTCACGTCCGAGAGCCAGGTCCCCGGGTCCCCTCTGGTCGAATCGGTCTGGCGGGCTGAAAGTGAGCGGGCCGGGTCCTTCACCTCGCTCGCGGTGACCCGGTCGGAACTGGTGGTCACGCGCCAACGGGGAATGACGACTGTCGTGCTGCGCGGGCCGGAGAGCCGGGCGACCGCCGCGCACGTGCCTGCGGACGCGGAATTCTTCGGCATCACCTTCAAGCTCGGCGTCTTCGTCCCCGCGCTTCCGCCCGCGCACCTCCTCGACCGGCACGCGGTTCTGTCAGCCACGGGAGGCTCGTTCTGGCTGCACGACGAATCCCTCCCGATCCCGGACAGTCAGGACGCCGACGCCTTCGTCGACCGCCTCGTGCGCCTCGGGCTCCTGCGCTGCGAGCCGACTGTCGACCTCCTCTTGGGGCAGGAGCTGCCGAAGCGGCCCACCACCCTCCGCACCCTGCAACGGCGTTTTCTGCACGCCACCGGACTGTCGAGCCGCTCGGTCCTCATCATCGAGCGGGCGCGCCGGGCGGTGGCGCTGCTCCAGACCGGGGCCGCGATCCCGGATGTCGTTCACGACCTGGGGTACACGGACCAGCCACACCTCACCCGGGCGCTGCGGCACCTCGCCGGTCAGACTCCCGCGCGCATCGTCCAGGAGGTGTGGCCGCACTCGCCACTCAGTGTTCAGGAGTTGGGGCGGCAGGACCCGGCGCCTGAGTGA
- a CDS encoding GGDEF domain-containing protein encodes MPRPNILTRPAFGEAFEALNGAPVTLAVLDLDHFKQLNDTLGHAEGDRVLRGVERLLSGSLPSGSIVGRLGGDEYAVLLPETAAETALILFDEVIKHFHIHRDPHWPRTLGLSVGLAARPAHAHTFAHLSRAADEALLRAKREGRSRACIYVEGKMVLKSNYYPKSQLERLTKLSGALGRTEASLLREALDSLIERYREAL; translated from the coding sequence ATGCCCCGTCCCAACATCCTCACCCGCCCGGCCTTCGGAGAGGCCTTTGAGGCCCTGAACGGCGCCCCGGTGACCCTGGCCGTCCTGGACCTCGACCATTTCAAGCAGCTCAACGACACGCTGGGCCATGCCGAGGGGGACCGGGTGCTGCGCGGGGTGGAGCGGCTGCTCTCGGGGAGTCTGCCCAGCGGCAGCATTGTGGGGCGGCTGGGGGGGGACGAGTACGCGGTCCTCCTGCCCGAGACCGCCGCCGAGACGGCCCTGATCCTCTTCGACGAGGTGATCAAGCACTTCCATATCCACCGCGACCCGCACTGGCCGCGCACCCTGGGCCTGAGTGTGGGTCTCGCAGCCCGCCCCGCCCACGCCCACACCTTCGCCCACCTGTCCCGCGCCGCCGACGAGGCGCTGCTGCGGGCCAAACGGGAAGGCCGCTCGCGGGCGTGCATCTACGTGGAGGGCAAGATGGTCCTGAAGAGCAACTACTACCCCAAGAGCCAACTGGAGCGGCTGACCAAGCTCTCGGGGGCGCTGGGCCGGACGGAGGCGTCCCTGCTGCGGGAAGCGCTCGACAGCCTGATTGAGCGGTACCGGGAGGCGTTGTGA
- the trmH gene encoding tRNA (guanosine(18)-2'-O)-methyltransferase TrmH — MTPERYEKIRRVLSRRQPTLSVLMDEVNKPHNFSAILRTCDAVGVLTAHAVPPKSGALPTFDATSGSAHKWVAVRKHPDAVTAVRELQAGGVQVLATHLSQRSVDYREPNYTRPTCVLLGAEKWGVSDEAAALADANIVIPMFGMVQSLNVSVAAATILFEAQRQRLAAGMYEAPQLPPDKLDRLAFEWAYPDLAPGYRERGEPYPVLDERGQIIR, encoded by the coding sequence GTGACGCCCGAACGGTACGAGAAGATCCGGCGCGTCCTGAGTCGGCGCCAGCCCACCCTGAGCGTCCTGATGGACGAGGTCAACAAGCCCCACAACTTCAGCGCGATCCTGCGGACGTGCGACGCGGTGGGCGTCCTGACCGCCCACGCCGTGCCGCCCAAAAGCGGGGCGCTGCCCACCTTTGACGCGACCAGCGGCAGCGCCCACAAGTGGGTGGCGGTGCGGAAGCATCCCGACGCCGTGACCGCCGTGCGCGAGTTGCAGGCCGGGGGCGTGCAGGTCCTTGCCACCCACCTCTCGCAGCGCAGTGTGGACTACCGCGAGCCCAACTACACCCGGCCCACCTGTGTCCTCCTGGGCGCTGAGAAATGGGGCGTGTCCGACGAGGCCGCCGCTCTCGCCGACGCCAACATCGTCATCCCGATGTTCGGCATGGTGCAGAGCCTGAATGTGTCGGTCGCCGCCGCTACCATCCTCTTCGAGGCGCAGCGGCAGCGGCTCGCAGCGGGGATGTACGAGGCGCCGCAACTCCCGCCCGATAAGCTGGACCGCCTCGCCTTCGAGTGGGCGTACCCCGACCTCGCCCCGGGCTACCGGGAACGCGGGGAGCCCTACCCGGTGCTCGACGAGCGGGGGCAGATCATTCGCTGA
- a CDS encoding pseudouridine synthase, producing the protein MALNDGYTYREELGGRARGLTVLAYLTRRYGHSDEREWQARLDRGEVRLDGEVAHGSEVLRPGQRLEWRRPPWHEEEAPLEYELIYRDAELLAVSKPSGLPTLPGGGFLNHTLLSVVRRNFPEATPLHRLGRGTSGLVLFARTAGAASFLAEAWRNGEVRKRYRALASGLAEQDSYTITTPIGPVPHPWLGNVFAASPAGKPSLSEAQVLERRPDQDQTLFGVDIPTGRPHQIRIHLASAGHPLVGDPLYASGGLPRADLPGLPGDGGYLLHAERLVFPHPRTGGLLTLRAPPPPELLAADEPPP; encoded by the coding sequence ATGGCCCTCAACGACGGCTATACCTACCGCGAGGAACTGGGGGGCCGGGCGCGGGGCCTGACCGTCCTTGCCTACCTGACGCGCCGCTACGGGCATTCGGACGAGCGCGAGTGGCAGGCCCGGCTGGACCGGGGCGAGGTCCGCCTGGACGGCGAGGTGGCGCACGGAAGCGAGGTTCTGCGCCCCGGCCAGCGGCTCGAATGGCGGCGCCCCCCCTGGCACGAGGAGGAGGCGCCGCTGGAATACGAACTCATTTACCGGGACGCGGAACTTCTGGCGGTCAGTAAGCCGAGCGGGCTCCCTACCCTGCCGGGCGGTGGCTTCTTGAACCACACATTGCTGAGCGTGGTTCGCCGTAACTTCCCGGAGGCCACCCCGCTGCACCGTCTGGGACGCGGCACCTCCGGTCTGGTGCTGTTCGCGCGCACCGCCGGGGCCGCCTCCTTTCTGGCGGAAGCCTGGCGCAACGGGGAGGTGCGGAAGCGCTACCGAGCCCTCGCGTCTGGCTTGGCCGAGCAGGACTCGTACACCATCACCACCCCCATCGGCCCCGTGCCGCACCCCTGGCTGGGCAACGTATTCGCGGCAAGCCCAGCGGGCAAACCATCCCTCAGCGAGGCGCAGGTGCTGGAACGCCGCCCGGACCAGGACCAGACGTTGTTCGGGGTGGACATTCCCACCGGGCGCCCGCATCAGATTCGCATTCACCTCGCCTCGGCTGGGCATCCGCTCGTCGGCGACCCGCTGTACGCGTCTGGCGGGTTGCCCCGGGCCGATCTGCCGGGCCTGCCGGGGGACGGCGGGTACCTGCTCCATGCCGAGAGGCTGGTCTTCCCCCACCCCCGGACGGGCGGGCTTTTGACCCTGCGCGCCCCGCCCCCGCCGGAGTTGTTGGCTGCGGACGAACCTCCCCCGTGA
- the groES gene encoding co-chaperone GroES has protein sequence MLKPLGDRVLVEIIEETEQKTAGGLFVPDTAKEKSQRGKVISVGNGKLLDNGTRVALDVKEGDTVYFAKYGGTEVNLDGKNYSILSERDILAIVE, from the coding sequence ATGCTGAAACCATTGGGCGACCGCGTTCTCGTGGAGATCATCGAGGAAACCGAGCAGAAGACCGCCGGGGGTCTGTTTGTCCCCGACACCGCGAAGGAAAAGAGCCAGCGCGGGAAAGTCATTTCTGTGGGCAACGGCAAGCTGCTCGACAACGGGACGCGCGTCGCGCTGGACGTGAAGGAAGGCGACACCGTGTATTTCGCCAAGTACGGCGGCACGGAAGTCAACCTGGACGGCAAGAACTACTCGATCCTCAGCGAGCGCGACATCCTCGCCATCGTGGAGTGA
- a CDS encoding M23 family metallopeptidase: MRPRRPARLLRRPVVLAAVLALLAGVLYLLWPSIENARRYAALLSAPVPAAGSLPNPLPGQRFVDTWGGAREGGRRHEGVDIFAPRGTPIRATTRGLVLNVGENRLGGRTVMVLGPGGQRHYYAHLDRYADLKEGEWIEAGTVVGYVGDSGNARGTPTHLHYGIYTPTGAINPYPLLRQE, encoded by the coding sequence GTGCGCCCGCGCCGCCCCGCCCGCCTGCTCCGCCGACCCGTGGTTCTCGCCGCCGTTCTGGCGCTTCTGGCGGGCGTCCTGTATCTGCTGTGGCCCTCCATTGAGAATGCCCGGCGCTACGCGGCGCTGCTCTCGGCCCCGGTTCCGGCGGCGGGAAGCCTGCCCAACCCCCTGCCCGGCCAGCGGTTCGTGGACACCTGGGGTGGGGCGCGCGAGGGGGGCCGCCGCCACGAGGGGGTGGACATCTTTGCGCCGCGCGGCACGCCGATTCGGGCTACCACCCGTGGCCTCGTTCTGAATGTAGGCGAGAACCGGTTGGGCGGGCGCACGGTGATGGTGCTCGGCCCCGGCGGGCAGCGGCACTACTACGCGCACCTCGACCGTTACGCCGACTTGAAGGAGGGGGAGTGGATCGAGGCCGGGACAGTCGTGGGCTATGTGGGGGACAGCGGCAATGCCAGGGGGACGCCGACGCACCTGCACTACGGGATTTACACCCCGACTGGGGCAATCAATCCGTACCCGCTGCTGCGGCAGGAGTGA
- a CDS encoding TerC family protein translates to MFGLEMPPLTAETWAILGTLVLLEGLLSADNALVLAVMVRHLAVNVQRKALAYGIGGAVVLRILGVLLASFVLEYWWLRAFGALYLAYLAVSHFIKKGHSEEEAEGSARGRGFWPTVVLLNLTDLAFSVDSILAGVALIPAGMPREQGLTIVVIGGIVGLILMRFAATIFLKLLNKYPAFDNVAYALVGWIAVKLGIETLEAAHEVFPAVPTLHLPTPLFWGVMAAIAIIGSFIATRRPAMSEAEAGARAEAIVHQIDETVADAADGRVDGR, encoded by the coding sequence ATGTTCGGACTCGAAATGCCCCCCCTGACCGCCGAGACCTGGGCCATCCTCGGCACGCTCGTGCTGCTGGAGGGTCTGCTCTCGGCCGACAACGCGCTCGTGCTGGCCGTCATGGTGCGGCACCTCGCCGTGAACGTGCAGCGCAAGGCGCTGGCTTACGGCATCGGCGGCGCGGTCGTGCTGCGGATTCTGGGCGTGCTGCTCGCCTCCTTCGTGCTGGAGTACTGGTGGCTGCGCGCCTTCGGGGCCCTGTACCTCGCGTACCTCGCTGTCAGCCACTTCATCAAGAAGGGCCACAGCGAGGAGGAGGCCGAGGGAAGCGCCCGGGGCCGCGGCTTCTGGCCGACGGTGGTGCTGCTCAACCTCACCGACCTCGCGTTTTCGGTGGATTCCATCCTGGCGGGCGTGGCGCTGATTCCGGCCGGGATGCCGCGTGAGCAGGGCCTCACCATCGTGGTGATCGGCGGGATCGTCGGCCTGATCCTGATGCGCTTCGCGGCGACGATCTTCCTGAAGCTGCTGAACAAGTACCCCGCCTTCGACAACGTGGCCTATGCGCTCGTGGGCTGGATCGCGGTCAAGCTGGGCATCGAGACGCTGGAGGCCGCGCACGAGGTCTTCCCGGCCGTCCCGACCCTCCACCTGCCCACGCCGCTCTTCTGGGGGGTGATGGCCGCCATCGCCATCATCGGCTCCTTCATCGCTACCCGCCGCCCCGCCATGAGCGAGGCCGAGGCGGGGGCGCGGGCGGAAGCCATCGTTCATCAGATTGATGAGACGGTCGCCGACGCGGCCGATGGACGGGTTGACGGGCGCTGA
- a CDS encoding dihydrofolate reductase family protein — MRKIIAVEYLSLDGIMSDPMWTAPYFNEELGELQDRWLFGSDTLLLGRVTYEGMSAAWMANTDGDRFTGRINALPKYVVTRTLTDLTWNAASLSGDIAGEVRALKQGEGADILIYGSGVLVRSLLEHGLIDELRLIVCPVVVGEGRRLFSQESRAAFQLAEVKTTATGVVVLSYRTEPSSGASA, encoded by the coding sequence ATGCGAAAAATCATCGCGGTGGAATACCTGAGTCTGGACGGCATCATGAGCGATCCCATGTGGACCGCCCCTTACTTCAACGAGGAGTTGGGCGAGTTGCAGGACCGGTGGCTGTTTGGGAGCGACACGCTGCTGCTCGGCCGGGTGACCTACGAGGGCATGTCCGCGGCGTGGATGGCGAACACCGATGGTGACCGCTTCACGGGCCGCATCAACGCCCTGCCCAAGTATGTCGTCACCCGCACCTTGACCGACCTGACCTGGAACGCCGCGTCCCTCTCGGGCGACATTGCCGGGGAAGTCCGGGCATTGAAGCAGGGCGAGGGCGCCGACATCCTGATCTATGGCAGCGGCGTGCTTGTGCGTTCGCTGCTGGAGCACGGCCTGATCGACGAACTGCGCCTGATCGTCTGCCCGGTCGTGGTGGGCGAGGGGAGGCGCCTGTTCTCCCAGGAAAGCCGCGCCGCCTTTCAGTTGGCTGAGGTCAAGACGACCGCCACCGGGGTTGTGGTGCTGAGCTACCGGACCGAACCGTCGAGCGGCGCCAGCGCCTAA